Proteins encoded in a region of the Kiritimatiellia bacterium genome:
- a CDS encoding Na+/H+ antiporter subunit D, which yields MMLAAPIVLPLALAAAMLLSLRAVRLHRILAIFGTTLLTVLSIRLLLDVRTGGVVAVQMGNWPAPFGITLAADLFSAIMVVLSSLTGFAVVLFSVFAPEMRRESHGYHPLVMILLMGVNGAFLTGDAFNLYVCFEIMLMASFVLLALGGERPQIEGGVKYVALNFFSSALFLAAAGLLYGAVGTLNMADLSVKVAAAEDKRLLTAISLLFLAAFGIKAAVFPLFFWLPASYHTPAPAVSALFAGLLTKVGVYSMIRFFTLIFPLEPDFTQPLVQWIAALTMVTGVLGAAAQHEFRRILSFHIISQIGYMVLGLGLFTPLGLAGSVFYILHHIIVKTNLFLIAGVVLYARGTGELSELGGLYRSRPFLSLLFLIPAMSLAGLPPLSGFFAKLALLVAGLRVQAWALVAAALAVSLLTLFSMTKIWGEAFWKAEPDPSKNHAPPPHPALMTPIALLAGVTLVIGFFAGPLLELSLEAAEQLLNPSEYLNAVLGQKP from the coding sequence ATGATGCTCGCGGCGCCGATCGTTCTCCCGTTGGCTCTTGCAGCCGCGATGCTGCTGTCGCTGCGAGCGGTCCGGCTTCACCGCATACTGGCGATATTTGGAACCACTCTGCTCACGGTTCTTTCGATCCGTTTGCTGCTTGACGTCCGCACCGGCGGAGTGGTCGCCGTGCAGATGGGAAACTGGCCGGCGCCCTTTGGCATCACGTTGGCTGCCGACCTGTTCAGCGCCATCATGGTCGTGCTCTCCAGCCTCACCGGTTTCGCCGTCGTGCTCTTTTCGGTTTTTGCGCCCGAGATGCGTCGCGAGAGCCACGGATACCATCCGCTCGTGATGATCCTGCTGATGGGCGTCAACGGAGCGTTTCTGACCGGCGACGCTTTCAATCTGTATGTCTGTTTCGAAATCATGTTGATGGCGTCATTCGTCCTATTGGCCTTGGGCGGCGAACGGCCGCAGATCGAGGGCGGCGTGAAGTACGTGGCTTTGAATTTCTTCTCCTCGGCTCTCTTTCTCGCCGCTGCAGGACTGCTGTACGGCGCGGTGGGGACGCTCAATATGGCGGATTTGTCGGTCAAGGTCGCAGCCGCCGAGGACAAGCGCCTTCTTACGGCCATTTCACTGCTGTTCCTTGCCGCATTTGGAATCAAAGCCGCCGTCTTCCCGCTGTTTTTCTGGCTGCCCGCGTCCTACCACACTCCCGCGCCTGCTGTTTCCGCGCTCTTTGCCGGACTGCTGACCAAGGTGGGTGTCTATTCGATGATCCGTTTTTTTACGCTTATCTTTCCGCTGGAACCCGATTTCACCCAGCCGCTCGTCCAGTGGATCGCCGCGCTGACCATGGTCACCGGCGTGCTCGGCGCTGCGGCGCAACATGAATTCAGGCGGATCCTTTCATTCCACATCATCAGCCAGATCGGCTATATGGTGCTGGGTCTCGGCCTGTTCACCCCTCTTGGTCTCGCGGGCTCTGTTTTTTACATCCTTCACCACATCATCGTGAAAACCAACCTCTTCCTCATCGCGGGTGTTGTTCTCTACGCGAGGGGTACGGGTGAGCTCTCCGAGTTGGGAGGGCTTTACCGGTCGCGTCCCTTTTTGTCACTTCTTTTTCTGATTCCGGCGATGTCGCTTGCGGGGCTTCCACCCCTTTCCGGCTTCTTCGCGAAACTGGCGCTGTTGGTGGCAGGTCTCCGTGTTCAGGCTTGGGCGCTTGTCGCCGCGGCGCTGGCGGTCAGCCTGCTCACGCTGTTCTCCATGACCAAAATCTGGGGTGAAGCCTTTTGGAAGGCCGAACCCGATCCGTCGAAGAATCACGCCCCTCCGCCCCATCCTGCGCTGATGACGCCCATCGCCCTGCTGGCCGGGGTTACCCTGGTCATCGGCTTCTTTGCGGGACCGCTGCTGGAACTCTCCCTGGAAGCCGCCGAACAACTGCTGAATCCTTCGGAATATCTGAACGCGGTGCTCGGACAAAAGCCATGA